In Cololabis saira isolate AMF1-May2022 chromosome 1, fColSai1.1, whole genome shotgun sequence, the following proteins share a genomic window:
- the LOC133452139 gene encoding uncharacterized protein LOC133452139, protein MCFPGWTITLVLFCLCGSANSFPYTSAHSLPSQITPPSPLPTNLPFEHSPFLSTPSSTPPFTSSSGETTNGDNCHLKMSPSVLVVRFGDPVKANCSKEGAASPLLGWEGTQGSSGPTSAAFLVWSLDRITEWSMKPSCYELLDLGGSCSIELPLIVYQPPDRVSIQFLNHTGALFEGHRYTLQCTVHDVAPVENVIVTFYKDQTALGQLQSCNKSQTPVNESFTLSITPCKPDNGSRYWCEAKLELGPEGPLHPPVVMSQKLTALVLSSPQLVQSKLQVKNTSKCDMKTNPQAFGGSGTSNRFKGWFLLAALLCQIVIQL, encoded by the exons ATGTGTTTTCCTGGATGGACAATCACACTTGTGCTGTTTTGCCTCTGTGGCTCAG CTAACTCCTTCCCTTACACATCTGCTCATTCCCTTCCATCACAGATAACGCCTCCTTCTCCCTTACCAACAAACTTGCCTTTTGAACATTCCCCTTTTCTCAGCACCCCATCCTCCACCCCCCCTTTCACCAGCAGCTCTGGAGAGACAACAAACGGAGACAACTGCCATCTGAAGATGTCCCCTTCAGTTCTTGTGGTGAG GTTTGGAGATCCAGTCAAAGCTAACTGCTCGAAAGAAGGGGCTGCGTCTCCTCTACTGGGCTGGGAAGGCACACAG GGATCTTCTGGCCCAACTTCGGCTGCTTTCCTGGTCTGGAGTTTGGACAGAATAACTGAATGGAGCATGAAGCCTTCGTGCTATGAGCTCTTAGACCTGGGGGGGTCGTGCAGCATTGAGCTTCCTTTAATAGTCTACC AACCTCCAGACAGAGTTTCCATCCAATTTTTGAATCACACTGGGGCACTATTCGAGGGACACCGGTACACTCTGCAGTGCACAGTTCATGATGTGGCACCTGTTGAAAATGTCATTGTGACCTTCTACAAAGACCAAACAGCACTGGGTCAACTCCAGTCCTGTAATAAAAGTCAGACGCCAGTGAATGAGAGCTTCACTCTGAGCATCACCCCCTGTAAACCGGATAACGGAAGCCGGTATTGGTGTGAAGCAAAGCTCGAGCTCGGACCTGAAGGTCCGCTACATCCTCCAGTGGTGATGTCACAAAAACTGACGGCACTAGTCCTCT CGAGTCCACAGCTTGTGCAATCAAAGCTACAGGTGAAAAATACTTCCAAATGCGACATGAAAACAAACCCTCAAGCATTTGGGGGTAGTG GAACTTCAAACAGGTTTAAGGGTTGGTTCTTGTTGGCTGCACTTCTCTGTCAGATAGTTATCCAactgtag
- the LOC133452148 gene encoding pyrin-like — MVVSKLLLETLNEMGKDDFETFRWYFYQENILDGCQHIPRGIIETADRKMLVTEMTNRYGDDLSVKLGISVLKQMGNNSVADKLRIKHEEGLKAASCSTTSPTATPAATVPLATAGPTVSAQGGSVVFSPIITHGSNVGTVNINLTTPQ; from the exons ATGGTGGTTTCAAAGCTGCTCCTTGAGACTCTGAACGAGATGGGCAAAGATGATTTCGAAACCTTTCGGTGGTACTTCTACCAAGAGAACATCTTGGACGGCTGCCAGCACATTCCCAGGGGCATTATTGAAACAGCAGACCGGAAAATGCTAGTGACCGAGATGACTAATAGGTACGGCGATGATTTGTCCGTGAAACTCGGTATATCGGTCTTGAAGCAGATGGGAAACAACAGTGTTGCGGACAAGTTAAGGATCAAACATGAAG AGGGGTTAAAAGCTGCATCCTGCTCCACCACCTCCCCAACTGCAACGCCTGCTGCCACTGTACCGCTGGCTACTGCTGGACCCACTGTATCAGCCCAGGGAGGAAGTGTTGTCTTCTCTCCGATAATTACCCATGGCTCCAATGTCGGAACCGTGAACATAAATCTCACCACTCCACAATAG